The Vitis vinifera cultivar Pinot Noir 40024 chromosome 8, ASM3070453v1 genome segment ACAGTAACCGAGCTGCTTTCTGCAAATTTGCCTTTGACATCGAGCCCAGGCCCAACTGGATTACGACTGAGTTTGGTGGTCATGTGAGCAACTCTTAACACAACACTCCCACCGCTCCTCACTAACTCTGAAAACTGATCtgcctttcttctttttcattgtttgaGTAGGACATTAAGAGAGTTTTGAAACGGTTTGGAAGCAATATTATCTTCTTCAATGGCTTGAGAGATCCTTGGAGTGGAGGAGGGTATGATCATCATTCATCATCACATCTCTCCCAATTTCTGTAGactctctttcttgttttaatatgaaataatcTTGGGGTTTTCTGTATGAAGCAGGGTGCTAGAGAGTATTTCCAAGAGCATAGTGGCTATTGTTGCAAAAGACGGTTAGTAGATCATGTTAATATTTTAGAGTAAAGACAACTTACATTAGTCTGGTCAAGGACTCAGGCATACTGCAACTCAGTCAAGTCTTCAAGTACAAAGAAAGCTATGCATTAAATGGTAGGAGTCAGCATGACTCCCACTTGGGTTGATTGCCTCCTTTCCATTGCATTCATATTTGCTTTTCAATTTTGGAACAGGAGCTCACCACGTAGACCTAAGATTTGCAACTAGTGAAGATCCAGAATGGCTTCAAGATGTAAGGAAAAGAGAGGTGAAGATCATTACAAAGTGGTTCTCAGAATACTACCATGACTTAGCTCATCACTTTTCCTAGAGTATACCCTTGAACCAATTCAAGGCCagcttaagtttttatttttcttttttccttttcttccctccAAAGCAATCATCTTAGTTATTGAAGGTCACTTGGCTTAAGATGAACATGTCTAGGCCTTTCTCGCTTTTCAAAGTTCACTATTTAGTGGTACCACCACCAATATTGTTTGAGCATGAATGCGCACGAGATTTCAGACctggaaataaattttttcttgtattatTGCTGACTTGACTGGAGTGATGACTTGGGTGGGACACTGACATGAAAGTTCTTAACAAACTAGATAAGAACCAAAATTATAAAGAGAGTCTAAAATTTGGTGAACTGGGACATCCACATTCCATACTGGTTAAATTTTACAGGCAATTATATATACAAGCCGAGTGCATGTGCTTTTCATACTGAATGGTGGTCCTCACTAAACTAGCCAAGTTTCCCATCAAAACGTATCAGTCCTTTTCCCACCCCTTTAggcttttttaaaaaagaaaccaaCCAGAATGAAAGGCTAACTTATTTTCGTAACCAAAATGCACCAATTCTGAGTAAGCACAGAAGATGCCTACAATTCCTGTCAATGATCATGTCATATCCAAGCTCACTTTGAAATTCCCAAACAGCTTCTTTGAATGAATTGGTCTTTGTCTCACTTTTGAAAACTTTATTGGCACAGCTACCTAACGGGCACCAAGACTAGGGGAATTTGAGAATAACTTGGAGCAAAAATAAGCAGGTTGTTGGAGCCTGGGAGGTTAGTTTGATTTATGTAGTATTGGATATGGAAAGGAGGAGAGTAATAATGAGACGTAGTCATCTCCAGCCTTCTTTTCCATCCAAAGTTAGGCCACGATTGGGACAAGTCGCTCCATTATTCAAATCGGTGAAGGGGATTTTGTCATAAAGTCACTTTGAATGCCCATGTTTTTGCAGTTGACTTTGAAACAATCCCCAAAtatgcataaataaatatacaacTTCTGCCTTGATTACCctcaaatatttattaatcaAAGCCTTCATTTAGTATAGAGGATCAGtatcttccattttttaaatggaTATGCTAGGTGTTATTAGTACCCTTTTCTATCAATCAGGTGAATGAACAGTGGGGcacataaaataaagaaaaaaaccaatttgTGTTTAACGTCATACCATGTGAAAGACACAAAGTCAAGTTAgtggtgaagaaaaaaaatagtaccaTTTTGTATAAGAGGCTTGAGATATTAATGGTCCCATTTGTGATGTCTAATGTTATAGAGTAATTCCCACCGCTAACAAAGGTGAGGCAATGGTGAGATGGAATCCACTTTGTGGTCCTGAGTCCTTACAAACCACCGAAAACCCCTAAGGGGGTCTGCAAGTGCAAAGTGATGAATGATACCACATCACATGATATGGTATGGAGGGTCTCTTAATAGTTATTTTGTTGCATGCAAATAAAGTAAACTTGCACTTGTAACAATACGATGAAGCTGACCCTTTCCCTTTCTTATGCTCAACTTGTGCACTATATATTATTGGTATTGCTCATCATGATTGCAGGCCCTAGATGATGCAATTCCAACAAGTTTGACCTTTAGGTCATCGCCCTACCTCCAAAAAAACCTGCCAAACTTTTCATTGGATAATGTCCGTCAGGAATCATCAAGTGTTTATACTTCTCTGGATCGTACGTGCATACCGAGCCTGTGCTCGATGGTTTTTGAATGGGTTGAAAATTGGGATTTAGGGTCCCTAGTGTTTGAGAAGACAGAACACGGATGTGGCAGATATTCCCAGATGTATAGAGGCTGAGATCCATGAGAATTAGCCTCATTGGCTGAAATTTTCAATGTGAGACCTGAGTTCATCCAAACAGATTAGGTCCATCGTTTTCACAGGATACTTGAATGCTCATTCTGGTGTTTGAAATATTCAATATCATTTCTCAATGGAAAGAGGGTCCTGGGTCTTGAAAATCAGTGTATAAAACAGAAATTGACCATCTGTAATAAACCGATACATGCTGAGCTTTACATGAATGTCCATGTCTTTTCCTAATCATCCACGAGAAACCAGAAAGAAAATGATCTGGGCGTTTTCATTGGACACGGATAAGGCACAAAAAGAGGGCAACGCTCAAATTATAACTCACATCATATTtctgaaataatatcaaattaattaaaagctGAAGCACATGTCCcataaatcattacatattcCCGGAGAAGGGCACCCGGCGCCATTGTGGATTTTCATTTTGGGGTCATGGCCAGGCCTTGTCATGGGACCATCCTTTTACGCCAAGAACTAGATGGTCCCACCCCTACGGCCACTACCCTACCCCATACCACGTTATCAAAATCCAAGTGTAGCAAACCTATTGCATCAactaccacttttttttttctcaaaaaaaaaataaaaataaaaattggagggTGTTTCTTTTTGATGCACATGCGGAGCTAAAGCAAAGATAAGAGATGGGTCCACCAGAAGAGTGCATGCACGCCTTCTGATATATGAAATTGAATTGAGACCAGGCCAAATTTGCCAGTGAAAAAGGAGACGTGGCTTCTTCTACATGCTTTCagcttattaatatttaaatcaaaaaatcaaaCCCAGTTTGTGGCTATGAATGGCGATGCGATGTTCCTTGTGGTAGACAATGGTTTGGGAAATCGttacttcatattttttttattctagaaatatgaattttatatttaggtcATTGGCAGGTAGCTTCCTAGTTATCAAACGCTTGCATTTAGTGTGACTCCCGTGGGACTTTTTGCTGCCAGGTAGTGTGGTTGCCACCTGAATTGAGATACCCATTCTTTTAATATCCCCGCATTTGTCCATGGGTCTTtcccaaaaagaaaatcaataaataaaatctcaCTTTCCTCTATCAATTCTCTCTTGAATTTAAATAAAGGGTGGGTGAGGATATGGTTCAACTTTGAAATGtttcttcaaattcaaattgCCTTCCTTCTTTCCACCAGAGTATCCCTTTCAAGGGAAGCGCACAACTAGGAGATATGGCTTGACTTTTCAAATTTACATTGTCGATTTAGTAGAAGCAATCCACCCCCACTTTGAATTTGTCGTGCTTTCTTTCTTGGAACATTAGCGAAAATTTAAATATCCCTTTACTGttgagaaaatagaagaaagggtccatatttcttatatatttgGCTAGATTACTTCTCCAAATACTTAACTGTTAGGTGTGATTGCATTTAAAGATATAATATGGGAGAGAGAGTCGGACAAGCTTGATGTAAAATGTATTGCCTTTTTagatcaaaattttgggttaaTTGAGAAAATTTCACAACCAATCAGTCAACTTATCTGGCAAAGCGTTGTATATTACCAACTGGGGTTAGTTTAATGACTCTCTCTTGGCTCCAACAGCCCCATTAATTGACCATCAGGAGTGGACACAAATTTAACAAATAACAATTTGCTCTTGGATTCCTCTGATATGAAAGTTGCCTAAAAGGTCTACATGTGGGCCAAAAGGCAAGCTACCTCCtttatttgaattcttttttatAAGCCCGagtgttaataattttttcttttgggtctAAAACTAGTTTTTGGCCACTGCCTCGTTATCCATATGTCGCTATCTAATCAAATGCAATCGCCTGAAACTAATCATACGTAAGGTAGAAGTGATTGgagtttgaaatattagaaattaaaCAGGTGCTATATGTTGAACCTCCCCCCCATATGAGCTTGAGTCCAATATATCGGCATCATAAATTTAGTAGGATCAAAGTGCGCCGATGGTCCCATGCCAGAGCTTGAATATGAAAGGTTCCCCACTTTGGAgcgttgaaaaaaaaaaaaataatatatgtacaCATCAGAAAGAGGAGAGAGTGTGTCAATCGGGAATCCAAATTCCAATTTTGTATTTGGCTGGGGTTGTAGCCTGTAGGCATGTAGCTGTACCTTTCAAGCCCTAGTTTTCCATGTTTATGATGGTGTCTTGAAGATTCAACTTGGTTTTTAAATCCTACTTTTTGTTTGCAtctatagaaaaataaactacACACAAACGTGGGtggaaattggaattgaatTTTCTAAATTGCTTCCTGCATGTGGGAACTTTCCTGGAAAATTTCATTTGAGTCGTTCAACCTGGCCAAACTGAATGAAAAGTTGAAAACTGATATTGCTAGCCAGCTCATGGGCCTTGTAATCAGATAATGGGAGAAAACATTTAGTTAGATAAACCCAGATGCTTTTATTATTGGAATCAATTATTCTTCAAATTAAGTATTGTTTATGTCTCCATCATTAGTGTTTGGAATAATGTGCAGATGCGTATCAAGCTTTAGATTGCGGTACATTGTTCTTGGCCTACTGGAACATGTTTGGACACTTATACGGTTACATTGAACCCATGGCAGTGATCTGAAGCAGCCAAgcattaatttatatataaatccGTAAAGTAATGGGCATTTTAAAAAGcatcaacttttttttccctcttaatCCAATCATAGAATTTGGCATGGGAAATTTGTGTGGCTTTTACAATCGACCCATGTGTGTAACGCACCAGCTAcgtgtatattttattttatcttaaagcAAAAGGCTAAAGCATTACGTATTGCAAAAAGATATGCATGGACTTTAGCGAAGGAGGTCTCACGAACCAGGTAGGATTTTCACTTGGGAATTGAGGAAACTCCAGATATGGAAATATTAAATTGGTATTCTTTAATAGAATATGAGGCTTCATAGGTCATCACTTTCCTCAAATATCTCATGGGGTCTGTCTTGTTCCCCcaccattttcaaataaactagAAGATTTTCAGATAGCAGAAGCCCTCCACGAATTACACTGCAGATTCCTTTCCTTGCATGCCCAACCTGCCTTTTCTTTGAGGTCAAGGAATCCTGTCCTTAGCCAAACAACATCTTAGAGAAAGTCAGAGAAAATTTTCAGGTTTGGGCATTTTGGTTTAGCGTAAAGTGAGGAGCCTAATTTATGGAAGTGCCCAAATCAAACCCAAAAGGAGAAATGTATGCGATGCATGTGAGGATATGGATATGAAATGATTAATGATAGATGGATGGATGGGTGCAATGACACCAACACCTTGTTTGTATTAGacgaataatatatatatatataactcgACCCAACAACCTCTCTTATATGTGTTCCCAACAAGGAGTTGAAAATAACAACTAGTACTCCAACCCCTCTTTTTTTGAagagttgaaatttgaaaaggGTGTGTGAAACATAATAATAGAATTAAGGTGATTGTAGAGAAATAATAgaatatatagatagatatggCAGAGAAAGGCCTAGATGGGGAGATGATCAGGGTGTGAGGAGGAGGAGTGAAACACGACTGTCTGAAAAGAAGACTCTCAAAATTCGACAAATCTTATCTCATCTCTATGCTTATTGGAAAGGGAAGGgatttctggattttttttcaGACCCAATCGTTTTCCTTCCCCCTTTTCTAAACTAGGAATGGCCAAACACCAATAATGCTGCCATGCACGTGACAGAAATACTATTCTCTCACTCACACATATAGTATACCTAAATTCAGCTATTTAATTAATGAACTACCCACCACCCTCTCTCCTCCCAATTGCTTCTTTCACATTCCTCTATTTACTGTCatcatccttttttttctttttaaaaacaaaaaggaaaatattgaaaaccACTCCAACCCTGTAAGCACCATACCTCTTAAATAGCTCCTTTTGGCCCCTACTCTGTTCACAGTCCAGAGATGGGCAAGAAGGAAGAATTTACCATTGAGTGGGTATGAATTATTCCTGTGGGCAGGTAACAGAGCATTGCGTTTGTGAAGTGGAGATCTGAGATGTGCATGGGTAAGTTGGTAACCCACTAAGCCATTAGATATGCAGTCATGCTCTTGTTCCTTGACAAGTTAGTAGTAGTTGGAAATTGAGAATCTCATGTGCCATTGATAGCTATTGAAGTTGAAGGTGATGAAATGGCGGTCCGGAAGGCACTGGATTTTGACTGTGTCAGGGTGGGGCTTCCCACTTGATGATTTGTTAGCCAATGGGTGCAATGCAGTAACATGGGGTGTTATCCAACGCACAAATATTCACCTGTAGAATCTCTTTCTTGCTCAAGATTCTTGAGTAGCTTACATGTTCTGACAAATTcagtaatttttttccctttgttttgggtttttttttttccgtgtatttttaattgaaaaacagaaaacatatttacacagaaaataatgaaattttttcatcACGCAAAACCTTAAAAGTACTCTCGTACTTACATGCCTgcggtctctctctctctgtgccTCTCTCTGCTTCTCTCATTGTCATTTCTTCCAACATCAAATAGTTGCAACAGTTTCCACATCAAAACCATAATCATCACGCCTCTCAGCCCACACGCACCCCTCCTTCCCTTTCCCAGTCTCTCTACATCAATAACCCAGCCATCGCACCATCTATCCTGAATCCTCTCTcgctctttctctctttctctctcaacaTGCCCATGAACCACTTCTCTCCAAACCTTCCAGAAACAATCTGGTGGACACAAGTCACACAACCACAACCCATAATGGAACCAGCCCCAAATACCCCTTCCTCTAAACACAAACCCCTCATcccccaccaccaccatccCCTAGTTTCCCTCAATTCCTACCACTCCCAACACTCACCCCCCATGTTCCCTACCCGTAGCACTACCCCTTTCAACTTCAACCTTAACCAAGATACAGAAGACGATGAAGATGAGGAGGTCGAGGAAGTAGCTGcggaagaagaggaggaagaagtGATAATAGGGGCAGAGAGACAACCCATGTTCGAGAAGCCCTTAACTCCTAGCGACGTAGGTAAGCTTAACCGACTAGTCATACCAAAACAACACGCGGAGAAGTACTTCCCGCTGGGCGGTGACTCGGGCGAGAAAGGCTTGTTACTGAGTTTCGAAGACGAGTGTGGCAAGTGTTGGAGGTTTCGATACTCGTATTGGAACAGTAGCCAAAGTTATGTATTGACGAAAGGGTGGAGCCGTTTCGTCAAAGAAAAGAGGCTGGATGCAGGCGACGTCGTTTTGTTCCAGCGAGACCGCTCCGACGCTGACCGCTTCTTTATTGGTTGGAGGCGCCGTGCTGGCCCTGCGCAGGATAACCCTGCGGCGGCTCCCCCTGTCGCTGTTCACACCAATACTGGCAATACTTCTGTGGGGTGGACCAGGGTGTTCTATTCTGCGCATGCTTATCCTTCGCATCCCCATGCCCCTCCCCTACCATACCAACCTGACTGTCTTCATGCAGGTATTTTGTTCACATTAACACCCccccttcttttctcttttctttattttacttttcattttaaaagaattaaattaaaaaaaatgttttcctaTCACTATTATCACTAATATAATTGTTGTTATTAAACAAAAAGATTCTTGCACTCGTGTTCAAAGAGCGTGCTAGTCACATTCCAATTACTGGGGAGCAACGCGATTATTTAAGCTTTAATTGAACAGTAATCTAAATTTCAGAGTCTGGGTGAGTATTGGAATCTGTTGCTCCCACTGCCCACATACATTTTTCCAACTTTCAGATAAACTTTTTGTTTGTGTCCtgtgatttatattttattattattatcctcgGGTGACCCtacaatatttttcaaactcttTTTTCTGTTAATTAGAGCACGCGAGACTTGACTTTTGAATGATCAATTTCCTGAGCCTTTTTTAAAGTTCAAAATTATAATGTTTTGGGTGGTCTATACCAACCAAATTCTCCATTCTACCCAAAAAGAAAGGGTGGACTGAGAAAATGACATGATGAATGGTGGTATGCTTCTGAGTTCATATGTTTGGAGAAGAGAAAAGAGTAGAAAAGTCAGATGCACGTGTTGTATTATTGACAGGGTCGGTTGCAAAGAATCAAACGACGCCGGTGGGGAACTCAAAGAGACTCAGGCTGTTTGGGGTGAACCTGGAGTGCCAAATGGATGAGTCCGAACCATCCACTCCTGACGGTTCCTCATTGTCGAGCCAGGGGCCAGTGCACCACCAATTTTACCCTCAAGCTTACTCTTCCAACGCATACAACCACATGGTACGCCCAGacctactactactactaccactattattattatcattattactcAATTTGCAGTTACTGGAGAGAAGGTAccactattattattatcattattactcAATTTGCAATTACTGGAGAGAAGGGTGGGGGGGTATggtctaaaaaagaaaagggtaaCAGTGGGCATATCTTGAATCCTGTTGAATACGGAATGGAGCGTATGGGAAGGGCGGGGTGGGTGAGTGGGTGAAGCATCGGCAGGTATATTTGCAGGAAGCAAGTATAGTGAaatcataatacaaaatctGCCTTTTTTTGGAGTCAATAGATTTGGACCCAGCGACACATGGATCCCTTTTCCACCTAGAAACTACAAGTGAACAACCTCAGGTTGTACGCATAGTACCCAACCGAATGAACCCAATACTGGCCAGTTTtaaccatttcttttttttcttttttaaataccCTCTGGATTATAGATTTGTTTCAATGGTTTTGCAATGACACGTTTGTTTTGCCAAATTTCTGGGCAAAAGAAATCCCATCAAGGATGGGTGTGAACTGTGAAGTGGGTAAACATGGGTGGTGTATATAAAATACACATACACTGAATACCTGCTCCTCGAAACTTGAAAACAGTACTGATTGTTGCATTGTATGGTTGTAACAGGATATCAATTTCTCCCGAGACGTCAACCAGATGAGAGATCACCGAGGATAAGATCTGTGGATGTGACGTCCTGGATTTGACTTGTTGAATCCACTTGGAatgtccaaataaaaaaaattatgcaaaaatgaaaaagtaaaaacagaAGCTCATAGCCAAAAAAGAAAGCGAGAGAGAGAAAATCCCCTGGTTTGCAGGGAAGTTTGTGGCAGTAGAAGAGGGAAACAAGTGGAGTGACATTAACGTAGAGGGGTAGAGGGAAGGGAGGAGATGGAGGGGGGGCCCCCAATTAGAAACTAAACTAGGGCTGACGTGATGCGACGCCAAATGGGAGTTTTTTTGGGTTCAGTTGAAATCAGGAATCTTAATTTCCCACTGTTGGGATTCTGGGTCTAGATTTTTCAATCACAATAATAAAAGGAGTATGGTGTGGTATGGTGTGTTGATGGTGGTACTGATGGTGGGGAGGTGAGTGGGTGGGTGGACTTGACAGCCCAGTGGGTACTAGCCCACTCCTCCTTCCCcccctctcctctctctctctctctctctctctgcccaTTCCCCTCATCTCCATGtgtatttcatataattctTCAGTTGTTTCTCTGATATTATGCTCTGCTGCAATTTGTAAAGGtacatatgtttaatttttaagcattttcattctttttcatattttttccccttttcctgTGTTAAATTTTGGATTGTCAGTTGATGGGAGGTATGAGCATTTTTTTACCCCTAAAATATAACTATGATtattgatatataaaatatattaagcaAATGATGGTGGTGGTTGCGTTGGTACATAAAATTGATAAGAAGCTGATGTGAATGAAACGTGGACCCATGAGGGTTGTTGCTAGTGTCCTTGAAAATGGGTTACCAGACTCCAAGAACACATGCAGGAGGCAATTGACATTTGTGGAGAAACTTGCAGCTGTCGCTTTGATTTTATTAGGCTTGAGGCTTGAGTCGCATGAGTAACATGAATGGGAATCAATAAGCGGTGGTCCTGCTCAGACCATTGTCTACCAAAGGTCTGGAAATCCAACTGTACCCCTGCTGGGCCTATTCTTGAGTCTTGACTATGGTTCCCTGTCTGTCTGCCTGCCTGCCTGCTTGCTTGCCCACTCTTCTCTCCAACCAAGCAATGGCTGGGCGATGTGTTGCTTCAGTCATGTGTGGTTGTTTGATGGATGTCTCCGCCTTAAAATTCACTCATCCTATTTACATGTGGCTTTCCCCCAATTGCTTTATTACTATCTCTACTGTCGCACCTTTTACCTAGACAATTCCCTTGCTGTTATGCTCTTCCGCCATTAGGCTGGAGCAGAAGGCGTGCCCTTTATTTTTCACCTGGACAATTGCTCTGATTTTGTACTCCCAACTAAATGCCAAGTGCCAACCAGTCTCTTACCTTGGACCTGTTCTTCCAAGCTTTCCCTCGAGTTTGCTACGGACTAACACAACGAATCACAGCTCCTTTTTAACagtaagagaaaaataaaataaaataagatcgAGTCCGCAGATCGTTGCTAGGTTATGCAAATTGATCAGTAGAAAGTAGAAACAAACGAGTCCCACCACTGAAAAAATCCCTACTCTAGAAACACTGACCTAACTTCAATATTGGCTGCTTGAAAATCAATTATTTGACTCCAGCAAGAAATATCCCTGGTGTGATTGGCAAAACATGTATGCGTAAGTAAGCGACTTCTCGGTGTTCGTTTATAGTTTGTAGTTAGGGGAGTAAAGCgggtgaaaagaaaaaaggttaaaaaaaaagtagtagAGGGGAGGGGAGGGGCAAGGCCAACCGACGACAGTATGGGAAATGTGATATGGGCCACTAGGAAGAAATTGTCCTACCTAAATGGTTGATCAAATGAAGTGGATGTTGAAAGGCCATGTACGACATAAATGCCCACAGAAACAAGTCCGCGTATGATCTGACTCTAATATTACTGATATGATTGACCATGAATTATTGGCTCGAATCCTGCTTTTGTCTAGGTTTGGAGATTTATACAGCAATCATAGCATACAAGTATCAGGTTGATAATGAATTATGGGCCCCATGCCTTGACGCCATGTCTTTTCGCCTCTTAAAGTCTCTATTCCGCGTAGCccaatcacgtgtccatcctcTTCCACTCTAaagctttaaaaaaaagaacactCTCGTGCTCTATTTAACTTCAAATGTAGCAAAACCATGTCCCGCTTGTGTTTATTAAGCTAAAACTGAACACCAGAAGAGGGCCTCCAGCAGGGAGAGCCACCAGCCTAATGATTGGTTCCTTCGGGAATTCATAGCAGCTTGACCCACCTGGTAACATGGGCTTAAAGATGAACCCCGCCTCCTGGAGGGTCCATTTCTCCCACTTAATGATGGAACCAGTAAAGCCCCCAGGAATGATGCTCACACTGTAGATGatggaaatgaaaattgaatgccAATCCAAACCAAACCAAGTCCTAAATGACAACTTGGGCCTGTGTGGCCAACCGAAGATGTGACCCATCAACCAAGTGGTTTCAATTAGGTCATGTAGTGCACTGATTAGAAAAGGTCGTGTACCAAAGTAGGTACTAAAAGAAAGGTCGGACAGGTTATCAGAGTTATGGCTACAGGTGTTTAGCTAGTAATTCACGTGTTGGATGCAAGTTGCAAGTGAAAATCATATGGTTGGCAGCTGAGCCGAAGGTATAAAGTCACAAAATATGGAAAGGAAGCAATCCTACCTGTGGGAATAGTGCGGGGGAGGCTTGGAGATTAGGACATCCATTGATTTCACACGGTGGCACAAGTCCAATGTTTGAGTGGGAGGGTCCCCAGGTAAGTGTTGTTATCATTGGGCTCATGCTAGTGGCCAATCACACTCCTCCTGTATAAAGGGTGGCTTGTGGCTTGCGCCGAGGCGAATAATTCAATCATTCATGCTCCCAAGTACAGTATAAATGAAGAAAGATCCCATGTGAGTATTTTGTCGTCCCaatttgcttttgcttttatcGAGCTTTTTGCTTTTTGGGATTTTGGGTCAACCTCGCCTTCCCCTTCACCGCCCTTTTACGCCTGCCAGGAAAAAAGGAACACCCTTTTGTCAATTAAATCTCCTAAGGGGAGGGAAGAAGCCACAAAGCAAAGATGATGTTGATATCAGCGGTTCGCACCGTTTAAGGTATCCTTGTCCCTAGAAGGAACAAAATTCTAGAGAGATTTTCTCACTAAAGAATTTAAAAGAACAATTCAAACGACTGCCTCTCCTTTGGAAACCAAGGTTCATCTCATTGTGAAGAAGGATGCTTAGCCAATTTGTAAAGGTATAGATTGGGTTATTGGTTACTTGAGAAGACCTGGCTGAAGCAAAGGTTCATATGGCTGCatatacaaagaaaac includes the following:
- the LOC100245964 gene encoding B3 domain-containing protein At2g36080, whose protein sequence is MPMNHFSPNLPETIWWTQVTQPQPIMEPAPNTPSSKHKPLIPHHHHPLVSLNSYHSQHSPPMFPTRSTTPFNFNLNQDTEDDEDEEVEEVAAEEEEEEVIIGAERQPMFEKPLTPSDVGKLNRLVIPKQHAEKYFPLGGDSGEKGLLLSFEDECGKCWRFRYSYWNSSQSYVLTKGWSRFVKEKRLDAGDVVLFQRDRSDADRFFIGWRRRAGPAQDNPAAAPPVAVHTNTGNTSVGWTRVFYSAHAYPSHPHAPPLPYQPDCLHAGSVAKNQTTPVGNSKRLRLFGVNLECQMDESEPSTPDGSSLSSQGPVHHQFYPQAYSSNAYNHMDINFSRDVNQMRDHRG